In Paenibacillus sp. 1781tsa1, one DNA window encodes the following:
- the secD gene encoding protein translocase subunit SecD: MKRIISFIMVVLVTTGVMVGTSPELLKNIRLGLDLKGGYEILYEAEPLEAGQQVTKASLVQTAKSLESRANALGTSEPEVTTEGSNRIRLKLAGVTDEAEVRAKMKEPAVLTFRSKAENDKEGEYTKIELRGNEFVENAAKVVFTQLNEPMIDIQVKDKAKFSEITKRLIGQPLAIYLDDELLSAPTVRQQLTDGSAQISGAYTRDEANQLRDTINLGALPLKLTEKYSQSVGATLGKLSLDQTIKAGLIGSVIILVFMIGLYRIPGIIASFALITHTWLVLAIFYLGEFVLTLPGIAAFILGIGMAVDANIITYERIKEEMRSGKSILSSVKAGGKHSFRTIIDSNITTIIAAAVMFFLGTGAVKGFALVLIFDIVTSIITNIFFSRFLLTLLVRGNVLKKPKYFGVKESEIRAL; encoded by the coding sequence ATGAAAAGAATTATCAGTTTCATTATGGTCGTGCTTGTCACCACAGGGGTAATGGTGGGAACAAGCCCGGAGCTGCTCAAAAATATACGCTTGGGCCTTGATTTAAAGGGAGGCTACGAGATCTTATATGAAGCAGAGCCGCTCGAAGCAGGACAACAAGTCACCAAAGCATCTTTGGTGCAAACGGCCAAAAGTCTTGAAAGCCGCGCCAATGCGCTCGGAACAAGCGAACCGGAGGTAACCACTGAAGGAAGCAACCGGATTCGATTGAAGTTGGCAGGGGTTACGGATGAGGCTGAAGTTAGAGCTAAAATGAAAGAACCGGCTGTTCTGACCTTCCGTAGTAAAGCTGAGAACGACAAGGAAGGCGAATACACCAAAATCGAACTTCGCGGAAATGAATTTGTTGAGAATGCAGCCAAAGTTGTATTCACTCAATTGAATGAGCCGATGATTGACATTCAAGTGAAAGACAAAGCCAAATTTTCCGAGATTACCAAACGTTTGATCGGACAACCTCTCGCTATTTATTTGGACGATGAGTTGCTCTCTGCTCCAACCGTTAGACAACAGTTGACAGATGGTTCCGCTCAGATTTCGGGTGCCTACACTCGTGATGAAGCAAACCAGCTTCGAGACACCATTAACCTGGGTGCATTGCCACTGAAACTTACAGAGAAGTATTCACAAAGTGTTGGTGCAACACTCGGTAAGCTTTCTCTGGATCAGACGATTAAAGCGGGATTGATTGGTTCCGTTATTATTCTAGTGTTCATGATCGGGCTTTATCGCATTCCTGGTATTATCGCGAGTTTTGCCTTGATTACACATACGTGGCTGGTACTTGCAATCTTCTATTTAGGAGAATTCGTGCTCACCCTTCCAGGTATTGCGGCGTTTATCCTGGGTATAGGGATGGCGGTGGATGCCAATATCATCACGTACGAACGGATTAAAGAAGAGATGCGTAGTGGTAAGTCGATCTTGTCTTCGGTTAAAGCGGGTGGTAAGCATTCCTTCCGAACAATCATTGACTCCAACATCACAACCATTATTGCTGCGGCTGTTATGTTCTTCTTGGGAACAGGTGCGGTTAAAGGTTTTGCACTCGTGCTGATTTTTGATATTGTCACCAGTATTATCACGAATATTTTCTTCTCCCGCTTCCTGTTAACCCTGCTTGTACGGGGTAACGTGTTGAAGAAGCCTAAGTACTTCGGAGTAAAGGAGAGTGAAATTCGTGCGCTTTAA
- a CDS encoding post-transcriptional regulator, protein MNDVELEQSIEMLCRSKAEELRLVGYEYVTSKDVWNCVSHKYEKQGIPPLHQLVNDILSLKATSFMNFMTVSAYRGSSF, encoded by the coding sequence ATGAATGATGTGGAGTTGGAACAGTCAATAGAGATGCTCTGCCGAAGCAAGGCGGAGGAATTAAGGCTTGTCGGTTACGAATATGTCACCAGCAAAGATGTCTGGAATTGCGTCAGTCATAAATATGAAAAACAGGGCATTCCACCGCTTCACCAGCTGGTGAACGACATTTTGTCACTGAAAGCAACAAGCTTTATGAACTTTATGACCGTGTCTGCATACCGGGGGTCCTCTTTCTAG
- the spoVB gene encoding stage V sporulation protein B, with amino-acid sequence MKKQTFIQGAMILLAAGIINRILGFIPRIALPRVIGAEGVGIYQLSYPFFIVLVTLITGGIPLAVAKLVAEADTGANRYSPQRILQVSLSFTLTLGVVFMFLCILFAPWVTKYVLTDERVYHTFVSMSPMIAIIAVSAVYRGYFQGKQNMMPTAISSIVETIIRIVCVIWFAWLLLPHGIAQAAAGAMLGALVGEFGGMLVLLWKYNRQKKELPLVMQQNMSNLTTKPLNPIPSVLKETSTPQPGLIRRLLAISVPVTAGRLVGSLSYLAETIVTAQSLALAGISKGLATAQYGALQGMIIPLLLLPGALTSSLATSLVPSLSEASAQGDRALIHKRMHQALRLALVTGAPFSVFMYVLAEPMCLVLYNDASIGSMLKLMAPFALFIYIQAPLQAALQALDRPGKALLNTFIGAVIKITLILTLASRPEYGIFGAVIAICVNSTVVTLLHAQSVRSLLQFRFKLMDWVKTGAGMFIMGAATLLVYEETAMILPFWLRMLLAPFVGLIVYFIVMGWTKMIDFHDLSRAPLIGSWFKRRSGK; translated from the coding sequence TTGAAGAAACAGACATTTATTCAGGGGGCCATGATCCTGCTCGCGGCAGGCATAATTAACCGAATACTTGGTTTCATCCCGCGCATTGCGCTGCCACGAGTCATCGGTGCAGAAGGTGTTGGCATCTACCAATTGAGCTATCCCTTTTTTATCGTACTGGTGACATTAATTACGGGTGGTATTCCGCTGGCCGTAGCCAAGCTCGTAGCCGAAGCTGACACTGGCGCCAATCGTTATTCCCCCCAGCGAATCCTGCAAGTAAGCTTAAGCTTTACGTTGACCCTGGGTGTGGTATTCATGTTTTTGTGTATCCTATTTGCACCTTGGGTTACCAAGTACGTGCTCACGGATGAGCGGGTGTATCATACGTTCGTTAGTATGAGCCCCATGATTGCCATTATCGCCGTATCAGCCGTCTACAGAGGGTACTTCCAAGGAAAGCAAAACATGATGCCTACTGCCATTTCATCCATTGTTGAAACCATCATTCGTATCGTTTGTGTCATCTGGTTTGCCTGGCTTCTCCTCCCCCACGGTATTGCCCAGGCTGCTGCTGGTGCCATGCTGGGAGCGCTCGTTGGAGAATTTGGCGGTATGCTTGTACTCTTGTGGAAGTATAACAGGCAGAAGAAAGAGTTACCGCTCGTTATGCAACAGAACATGTCCAATCTCACAACCAAACCTTTAAACCCAATACCTTCGGTTCTGAAAGAAACGAGTACTCCACAGCCCGGATTAATCCGGCGTTTGCTTGCAATCTCGGTTCCTGTTACAGCAGGCCGATTGGTCGGCTCTCTATCCTATCTGGCCGAAACTATCGTCACTGCCCAAAGTCTGGCTCTGGCAGGCATATCCAAAGGACTCGCTACAGCACAATATGGTGCACTACAGGGTATGATTATTCCTTTGCTTCTGCTGCCGGGGGCACTGACTTCATCGCTTGCGACATCACTTGTGCCTTCACTGTCAGAAGCTTCTGCTCAGGGAGATCGCGCACTGATTCACAAAAGAATGCATCAGGCATTACGTTTGGCACTCGTGACAGGTGCTCCGTTTTCTGTGTTTATGTATGTGCTTGCCGAACCGATGTGTCTTGTTCTGTATAATGATGCATCGATCGGAAGCATGCTGAAGCTAATGGCTCCTTTTGCTTTGTTCATTTATATTCAGGCTCCTCTTCAAGCTGCGTTGCAAGCCCTTGACCGTCCAGGTAAAGCACTGCTAAATACATTCATCGGTGCTGTTATCAAAATCACATTGATTTTAACGCTCGCTTCCCGGCCCGAATATGGCATCTTCGGTGCAGTCATCGCCATCTGTGTGAATTCAACTGTAGTTACCTTGTTACATGCCCAAAGCGTACGTAGTCTGCTACAGTTCCGCTTCAAACTTATGGATTGGGTCAAGACGGGTGCAGGAATGTTTATTATGGGAGCAGCGACCCTACTCGTGTACGAAGAGACTGCCATGATATTGCCTTTCTGGCTCCGGATGCTTCTCGCTCCTTTTGTCGGGCTTATTGTGTATTTCATCGTCATGGGCTGGACCAAAATGATTGACTTCCATGATCTGTCCCGTGCTCCTTTGATAGGTTCATGGTTCAAGCGTCGGTCAGGCAAATGA
- a CDS encoding DUF421 domain-containing protein: MNFPDVGSHIFRTILMYFLVYCAMRVMGKREIGKLSMFDLVVSIMLAEMAAFVIEDIDKPLSYGIAPMLTLIIVQIGMAFIGLKSRRLRLIIDGKPTVLISKGVLHRDEMRKQRYNLDDLLQQLREQNVDSIGEVDFAILETTGKLTVFPKDENTSNDSNSSGSDSEDSSSIKSKTGKNQIDGFPNIKYEGLPLPLIMDGKVQDQNLEIIQKTRFWLKNQIQQNGILDFKDVFICSIDHNGKIYVSPKDDKK; encoded by the coding sequence GTGAACTTCCCAGATGTCGGATCACATATCTTTCGAACCATTCTCATGTACTTTCTGGTGTACTGTGCAATGAGGGTTATGGGTAAACGTGAGATTGGTAAGCTATCCATGTTTGATCTTGTCGTGTCCATTATGCTTGCTGAAATGGCTGCTTTTGTCATTGAAGATATTGATAAACCGCTCTCTTATGGGATTGCCCCTATGCTTACCTTGATCATTGTACAGATCGGAATGGCTTTTATAGGTCTTAAAAGTCGGCGTCTTCGTCTGATAATTGATGGCAAACCTACTGTTTTGATCTCCAAAGGCGTTCTTCACCGGGATGAGATGCGGAAGCAACGATATAATCTGGATGATCTATTGCAACAACTCCGTGAACAGAATGTAGACAGTATCGGTGAGGTTGATTTCGCTATTTTGGAGACCACAGGCAAGCTGACCGTTTTTCCCAAGGATGAGAATACTTCTAACGACAGCAATTCTTCCGGTTCTGACTCAGAAGATTCTTCTTCCATTAAATCCAAAACCGGAAAAAATCAGATTGACGGATTTCCAAATATCAAATATGAAGGTCTGCCACTACCCTTAATTATGGACGGAAAGGTCCAGGATCAGAATCTGGAGATCATCCAGAAAACGAGATTTTGGCTAAAAAATCAAATTCAGCAGAATGGTATCCTGGATTTCAAAGATGTATTTATATGCTCCATCGACCATAATGGTAAGATTTATGTAAGTCCAAAAGATGATAAAAAATGA
- a CDS encoding TIGR04086 family membrane protein has translation MQLIRRLVSFRVSNPILSGLCQAFVWMFIGALILSLFLWVSGMREQDLSLYTYIVHGLSLLVGGFVAGKRSGEKGWYYGGITGIVYGLLVLLIGFLALDASFNWKDSLQLLSAFFISALGGMFGVNTHRS, from the coding sequence ATGCAATTGATCCGCCGCTTGGTTTCGTTTCGAGTGTCCAATCCGATTCTGTCAGGCCTCTGTCAGGCTTTTGTATGGATGTTTATCGGGGCATTAATTCTCTCCTTGTTTCTCTGGGTGAGCGGAATGCGGGAACAGGACCTCTCGTTGTATACCTATATTGTTCATGGCTTGTCATTATTGGTTGGTGGTTTTGTGGCAGGCAAACGTTCTGGTGAAAAAGGATGGTACTACGGAGGGATTACCGGAATCGTATATGGACTCCTTGTGCTGTTGATCGGATTTCTCGCGTTGGATGCTTCGTTTAATTGGAAAGATAGTTTACAACTGCTTAGCGCTTTCTTCATTTCAGCTCTCGGTGGCATGTTCGGTGTTAATACGCATCGTTCCTAG
- the yajC gene encoding preprotein translocase subunit YajC, with protein MFQGMTLAGAQAGGGIVSLIVPLVLMVAIFYFLMIRPQNKKQKQRNSMLSQLKKGDKIVTIGGLHGTIAEITDDVVVLRVNDVTKLTFDRNAISTAVARDTAVE; from the coding sequence ATGTTTCAGGGAATGACTCTAGCAGGAGCACAAGCGGGCGGAGGCATTGTATCTTTGATCGTACCGTTGGTACTCATGGTTGCAATTTTCTACTTCTTGATGATTCGTCCACAGAACAAAAAGCAAAAGCAACGGAATTCGATGCTGAGCCAATTGAAAAAGGGCGATAAAATTGTAACGATTGGTGGCCTTCACGGTACGATCGCTGAGATTACGGATGATGTGGTTGTATTGCGTGTAAACGATGTAACTAAGCTTACATTTGACCGTAATGCAATCAGCACGGCTGTAGCTCGTGATACGGCTGTTGAGTAG
- the tgt gene encoding tRNA guanosine(34) transglycosylase Tgt: MAAITYEHIKTCKQSGARLGRVHTPHGVIETPTFMPVGTQATVKTMSPEELKAMDAQIILSNTYHLFLRPGHEIIREAGGLHKFMNWDRPILTDSGGFQVFSLSEMRKITEEGVNFRSHLNGDKKFLSPEVAMEIQNALGSDIMMAFDECPPYPAEYEYVKKSLERTSRWAERCLESHARPHDQGLFAIVQGGMHEDLRRQSAADLTSMDFPGYAIGGLSVGEPKHLMYGVLDYTLPLLPTNKPRYLMGVGSPDALIEGSIRGVDMFDCVLPTRIARNGTTMTSQGRLVVRNAKFATDFGPLDPECDCYTCRNYSRAYLRHLIKADETFGLRLTTIHNLHFLQNLMRNVRKAIMEDRLLDFRDEFFDQYGLHDNDKGF, translated from the coding sequence ATGGCAGCAATTACGTATGAACATATCAAAACTTGCAAACAATCCGGCGCACGTCTGGGACGTGTGCATACACCTCATGGTGTTATTGAGACACCGACCTTTATGCCTGTAGGTACACAGGCGACCGTTAAAACAATGAGCCCTGAAGAGTTGAAAGCCATGGATGCTCAGATTATTTTGAGTAATACCTATCACCTGTTTCTGAGACCAGGACATGAAATTATTCGTGAAGCTGGCGGATTGCACAAGTTCATGAACTGGGATCGTCCAATTCTGACGGACAGCGGCGGATTCCAAGTATTCTCGCTCAGCGAGATGCGCAAAATTACGGAAGAAGGCGTTAACTTCCGCTCCCACCTGAATGGAGACAAGAAGTTCCTTTCTCCTGAAGTGGCCATGGAAATCCAGAATGCACTTGGTTCCGATATTATGATGGCGTTTGATGAATGTCCACCGTATCCGGCCGAATATGAATATGTCAAAAAATCACTCGAAAGAACGAGCCGCTGGGCAGAACGTTGTCTGGAAAGTCACGCTCGTCCGCATGACCAAGGTCTGTTTGCCATCGTACAGGGAGGCATGCATGAAGATCTTCGCCGTCAGAGCGCCGCAGATTTGACTTCCATGGATTTCCCGGGGTATGCTATTGGTGGACTGAGTGTTGGAGAACCGAAACATTTGATGTATGGGGTATTGGATTATACGTTACCTTTGTTGCCAACCAATAAACCACGTTATTTGATGGGGGTAGGTTCGCCCGATGCGTTGATTGAGGGATCCATTCGTGGAGTGGACATGTTCGATTGTGTTCTGCCTACTCGGATTGCCCGTAACGGAACAACGATGACCAGCCAAGGACGTCTGGTAGTTCGCAATGCCAAGTTTGCAACTGATTTTGGGCCACTTGACCCAGAGTGTGATTGCTACACTTGTCGTAACTATTCCAGAGCTTATCTGCGTCATTTGATCAAAGCAGATGAAACATTTGGCCTGCGTTTGACAACGATCCATAATCTTCATTTCTTGCAGAATTTGATGCGTAACGTACGTAAAGCCATTATGGAAGATCGTTTGCTTGATTTCCGGGATGAATTTTTCGATCAATATGGTCTTCATGACAATGACAAAGGTTTCTGA
- the queA gene encoding tRNA preQ1(34) S-adenosylmethionine ribosyltransferase-isomerase QueA codes for MNVNLYDFELPEQLIAQTPLLDRTASRLLTLNKDSGEIKHQTFPDIIDFLESGDTLILNDTRVLPARLFGTKEDTGAKAEVLLLKNVEGDKWEALVKPGKKLKAGSVIVFGDELKAIIEEEGEMGARTLTFTYDGIFQEILDRLGEMPLPPYIKETLDDRERYQTVYAKHEGSAAAPTAGLHFTDELLDQIRAKGVNVAFITLHVGLGTFRPMSVDNVEDHVMHEEYYSLSQETADLINQTKKNGHRVFAVGTTSCRTLETVGSKFEDGILQASSGWTSIFIYPGYSFKVIDGMLTNFHLPKSTLVMLVSALAGREHIMQAYEEAIQEQYRFFSFGDAMLIY; via the coding sequence ATGAATGTGAACTTATATGATTTTGAATTACCAGAGCAATTGATAGCACAGACGCCGTTGCTTGATCGCACGGCATCCCGTTTGCTTACCTTGAACAAAGATAGTGGTGAGATTAAACATCAAACGTTTCCTGATATTATCGATTTTCTGGAGTCTGGCGATACATTGATTCTGAATGATACACGTGTTCTTCCAGCCCGTCTGTTCGGTACAAAGGAAGATACCGGAGCAAAAGCGGAAGTGTTATTGCTTAAAAATGTGGAAGGTGACAAGTGGGAAGCACTGGTTAAGCCGGGTAAAAAACTGAAAGCCGGTTCGGTTATCGTATTTGGCGATGAACTGAAGGCAATCATCGAAGAAGAAGGCGAGATGGGGGCACGTACACTTACGTTTACGTATGATGGAATCTTCCAGGAGATTCTGGACCGTCTGGGTGAAATGCCGTTGCCACCTTATATTAAGGAGACATTGGATGACCGCGAACGGTATCAGACCGTGTATGCCAAGCATGAAGGATCGGCGGCTGCACCCACAGCGGGACTACATTTTACGGATGAATTGTTGGATCAGATTCGTGCCAAGGGCGTTAATGTCGCTTTCATTACGCTTCATGTAGGACTGGGGACGTTCAGACCAATGTCGGTGGACAACGTAGAAGATCATGTCATGCATGAAGAGTATTACTCCTTATCCCAAGAAACGGCAGATCTGATTAACCAGACCAAAAAGAATGGACACCGTGTTTTTGCGGTTGGGACAACCAGTTGCCGGACTCTGGAAACAGTGGGCAGCAAGTTTGAAGATGGAATACTGCAAGCAAGCAGCGGATGGACAAGTATTTTTATCTATCCAGGCTACTCCTTCAAGGTGATCGATGGGATGCTTACGAATTTTCATCTTCCGAAATCCACGTTGGTGATGTTGGTTAGTGCACTTGCAGGCAGAGAACATATTATGCAGGCATATGAGGAAGCCATCCAAGAGCAATACCGTTTCTTCAGCTTCGGCGATGCCATGTTGATATATTAG
- a CDS encoding SpoIID/LytB domain-containing protein, which yields MGKAIRTKKWSRRLKVLAAALLTVGCLQVPAYAAGNDGQTIRVAMFANLGSTYKSTTPLITLESTGQWSIQSESGANVSLPAGQVRFSADGFRVKVLETADFKAASAAAKLLQATADKPLLFTMSVNGNAIYQLYTGNYATEALAGQAVTRVQKVAAAQLAGQKPTVTGSKRLSAGTYGSIQEAEAAQANLLSTGVSSAYPVLQLSGGSQAYAVWVGEAATEAELSTLKKSVEAKAPGVNLSPVNNSAGLIIRQDAGVSTDALKTAPHYTIAGTDSKALVQGNSNGIKVVERSQRTYRGDMEISIVSGDLALVNVVPLEQYLYSVVGAEVYSSWPAEALKVQAVAARSYALQQGERFKIANVVDTTLSQAYNGIGSENEKVTSAVDATAGEVVKSGGKIIEAVFSSNAGGQTAHPSEVWNGGAGVFTNVVSSGDASAQAGLHTWYHVLLSSGVSGYIREDNIKELTTKTNAGLAKVTVTAQNTNVRPVPLIQSTVEPVAKMNPGNEAVVLAKVAQSNDYAWVRGPFTSAQLVKSLQGKTTASVPASISTLEVTKRGPSGRALEVTANGQAMTVKYADTYRSALGGLPSTLFDIAGTGSYTVLGADGKTASKTGSNGAAVMSASGTGSSSGNALVVMSGDGQARAVTQGQNFMFIGQGNGHGLGLSQWGAKGMADEGYDYQAILKHYYQNATIVKE from the coding sequence GTGGGAAAAGCAATACGAACGAAGAAGTGGAGTCGTCGATTGAAGGTACTGGCGGCAGCTCTTTTGACAGTGGGTTGTCTTCAAGTGCCTGCGTATGCAGCAGGTAATGATGGACAGACAATCCGGGTAGCCATGTTTGCAAATCTGGGCAGTACGTATAAATCAACTACACCCCTCATTACACTTGAATCGACGGGACAATGGAGTATCCAATCAGAAAGTGGTGCAAATGTAAGTCTTCCGGCTGGACAGGTCCGTTTCAGTGCAGATGGATTCAGAGTGAAAGTGTTGGAAACAGCGGATTTCAAGGCAGCATCTGCAGCAGCAAAATTGTTGCAGGCAACCGCGGATAAGCCGTTGCTGTTTACAATGTCTGTGAATGGAAATGCCATCTACCAGCTCTACACAGGCAACTACGCAACAGAGGCACTGGCTGGACAAGCTGTTACACGGGTACAAAAGGTAGCAGCAGCTCAATTGGCTGGTCAAAAGCCAACTGTGACCGGAAGTAAGCGCCTGTCTGCTGGAACATATGGTTCGATTCAGGAAGCAGAGGCAGCACAAGCGAACCTTTTATCAACAGGAGTTAGTAGTGCTTATCCAGTCCTTCAACTAAGTGGAGGAAGCCAAGCATATGCGGTATGGGTAGGTGAAGCTGCAACAGAAGCGGAATTATCCACATTGAAGAAAAGTGTGGAGGCCAAAGCTCCAGGGGTAAACCTTTCACCTGTTAACAACAGTGCAGGGCTCATTATCCGTCAGGATGCGGGAGTAAGTACGGATGCACTCAAAACAGCTCCGCATTACACTATTGCAGGTACTGATTCCAAAGCATTGGTACAAGGGAATAGCAATGGCATCAAAGTAGTGGAACGTTCCCAGCGAACGTATCGTGGAGATATGGAAATCAGCATCGTGAGCGGTGATTTGGCGTTGGTCAATGTCGTTCCACTGGAGCAATATCTGTACTCTGTCGTAGGGGCAGAGGTGTATTCCTCCTGGCCTGCTGAGGCCCTGAAAGTTCAAGCTGTAGCTGCTCGTTCTTACGCGCTTCAACAGGGTGAGCGTTTCAAAATTGCCAATGTCGTGGATACGACACTCAGCCAAGCCTACAACGGGATTGGTTCGGAGAATGAAAAAGTAACCAGCGCAGTGGATGCAACTGCTGGAGAAGTGGTCAAGAGCGGTGGTAAAATCATCGAAGCTGTGTTCTCCTCCAATGCGGGCGGCCAGACGGCTCACCCTTCTGAAGTATGGAACGGCGGAGCAGGTGTGTTCACCAATGTAGTCAGTTCAGGGGATGCATCAGCCCAGGCAGGATTACATACGTGGTACCATGTGCTGCTCAGTTCAGGCGTTAGCGGGTACATTCGTGAGGATAACATCAAAGAATTAACAACCAAGACCAATGCGGGTCTGGCAAAAGTGACGGTAACGGCTCAAAACACTAATGTACGTCCTGTTCCGTTAATTCAGTCCACCGTGGAACCTGTCGCCAAAATGAATCCAGGCAATGAAGCTGTTGTGCTGGCAAAAGTGGCTCAATCCAACGACTATGCTTGGGTGAGAGGACCATTCACGTCTGCACAATTGGTTAAATCCCTTCAGGGTAAAACGACAGCGTCTGTTCCTGCTTCAATCTCAACCTTGGAAGTAACCAAGCGTGGACCTTCCGGAAGAGCACTTGAAGTCACTGCCAACGGACAGGCCATGACGGTGAAATATGCTGATACCTACCGTTCTGCGCTTGGTGGATTACCGAGCACTTTATTTGATATTGCAGGGACCGGAAGTTATACTGTATTAGGCGCTGACGGCAAAACAGCCAGTAAAACCGGTTCTAATGGTGCTGCTGTAATGTCTGCCTCGGGTACAGGCTCATCATCCGGTAATGCGCTTGTGGTGATGAGTGGTGATGGTCAAGCGAGAGCGGTAACGCAGGGTCAAAACTTCATGTTCATCGGCCAGGGCAATGGCCACGGGTTGGGTTTGTCTCAATGGGGTGCCAAAGGCATGGCAGATGAAGGGTATGATTACCAGGCAATATTGAAACACTATTATCAAAATGCGACTATTGTTAAGGAATGA
- the ruvB gene encoding Holliday junction branch migration DNA helicase RuvB has translation MDDRIISANLMMEDQNVELSLRPRYLNEYIGQNQVKENLKIYIEAAKFRNEALDHVLLYGPPGLGKTTLANIIANELGVNLRTTSGPAIERPGDLAALLTNLQEGDVLFIDEIHRLHRTVEEVMYPAMEDSALDIMIGKGPSARSVRLDLPPFTLIGATTRAGLLSAPLRDRFGVISRLEFYTVDELAYIVSRSTEILGVEIVGDAAQEIALRSRGTPRIANRLLKRVRDFAQVRGDGIITQTLAEEALQRLQIDPRGLDEIDHKMLKSMINSFRGGPVGLDTIAATIGEESQTIEDVYEPYLLQIGMIQRTPRGRIVTDLAYHHLGLPVPPRDGK, from the coding sequence ATGGATGATCGGATTATTTCCGCGAACCTGATGATGGAGGACCAAAATGTTGAGTTGAGTCTTCGTCCCCGGTATCTGAATGAATATATCGGACAGAATCAGGTGAAGGAAAATTTAAAGATATATATTGAAGCTGCCAAATTTCGTAATGAGGCATTGGATCACGTTTTGTTATATGGACCACCTGGACTTGGTAAAACAACACTTGCCAATATTATTGCCAACGAATTAGGCGTTAATTTACGAACTACGTCAGGCCCGGCCATTGAACGCCCGGGCGATCTTGCAGCATTGTTAACCAATCTGCAGGAAGGTGATGTCCTGTTTATTGACGAGATCCATCGTTTGCATCGTACCGTTGAAGAGGTCATGTACCCTGCTATGGAAGATTCGGCATTGGATATTATGATTGGTAAAGGTCCGAGTGCACGTTCTGTTCGCCTGGATCTGCCGCCATTCACTCTGATTGGGGCTACAACGCGTGCTGGCTTGCTGTCTGCTCCACTTCGAGACCGCTTTGGTGTTATCAGTCGCTTGGAATTCTATACGGTTGATGAGCTGGCTTATATCGTCTCACGCTCTACCGAAATTTTGGGTGTGGAGATTGTGGGAGATGCTGCGCAAGAGATTGCATTGCGCTCACGTGGGACACCGAGGATCGCGAACCGTTTACTAAAACGTGTACGTGACTTTGCACAAGTGCGCGGGGATGGAATTATAACACAGACACTGGCGGAAGAAGCCCTGCAACGTCTTCAGATAGATCCGCGTGGCCTGGATGAGATTGATCATAAGATGCTTAAATCGATGATCAACAGCTTCCGGGGAGGCCCGGTAGGGTTGGATACCATTGCTGCTACGATCGGTGAAGAAAGTCAGACGATCGAGGATGTTTATGAACCGTATCTGCTTCAGATTGGTATGATTCAGCGTACACCAAGGGGCAGGATCGTAACAGATCTCGCCTATCATCATTTGGGTCTGCCTGTTCCACCAAGAGACGGGAAATAA
- the ruvA gene encoding Holliday junction branch migration protein RuvA has translation MIDFLRGQFIHVENDYIVLDVHGVGYRVFCPNPYAFAKQEGEITVYTHHHVREDAMLLFGFVTRDEQRLFRKLIEVSGIGPKVALGILAGGTPEHVVTAIYQENLTFLTKLPGIGKKTAQRMILDLKDKLDSFGAAAYATGLFAPPSEESGSGSAWDEAREGLKALGYTDSELDKVWIKLKKDVTTADSVDVLMKKALQMLFTG, from the coding sequence ATGATTGATTTTCTAAGAGGACAGTTCATTCATGTAGAGAATGATTATATTGTGCTGGATGTTCATGGTGTGGGGTATCGCGTATTCTGTCCGAATCCATATGCGTTCGCTAAGCAAGAAGGCGAAATTACAGTGTACACCCATCATCATGTGCGTGAGGATGCGATGTTGCTGTTTGGATTTGTTACACGGGATGAACAGCGTTTGTTCCGTAAACTGATTGAAGTATCTGGTATCGGTCCAAAAGTGGCTCTGGGCATACTCGCTGGAGGCACGCCAGAACATGTGGTTACGGCGATTTACCAAGAGAATTTGACGTTCTTGACCAAATTACCGGGTATCGGCAAGAAGACTGCACAACGCATGATTCTGGATCTCAAGGATAAGCTGGATAGTTTTGGCGCGGCAGCGTATGCAACAGGTTTGTTCGCTCCTCCCTCGGAAGAGTCGGGAAGTGGTTCAGCTTGGGATGAGGCACGCGAAGGTCTCAAGGCACTTGGGTATACTGACAGTGAACTTGATAAAGTATGGATTAAATTGAAAAAGGATGTTACTACAGCGGATTCTGTAGATGTGTTGATGAAAAAGGCGCTGCAAATGCTGTTTACGGGATAA